Proteins encoded by one window of Conger conger chromosome 1, fConCon1.1, whole genome shotgun sequence:
- the traf3 gene encoding TNF receptor-associated factor 3 isoform X1 yields MPFTEADSVQLAQKNGAVGLDGDKDIIHVMSSGRSGDGREVQLPQQRAPSLAQRPWSEPGFLPLQGGFRDRFLLQPEPKYCCQACRLVLCSPRQTECGHRFCETCIAELLRMPHPVCPADMEPLFEDKIFRDVCCNKEIMALKVYCRSEKNGCREQMSLQQVTDHLTVCPYFEVPCPLGKCKERMMRKDMPDHLSRKCRHREATCEFCQHKMAQTELQKHKDTVCPAFPVACPNSCTYSSSILRSELQRHQQDCPKAQVTCAFHRYGCTFKGLNQDLKEHESSCVSEHLRLMVAKNTTMEAKVEDIKGDLQERYKVLPGLNARLMEVETRQEEMREKSRQVEQKLTNMQKQLSSHSEKLMELEMEVRSLRVVREEVDTLRGAVESIRTRVTALEGGRGPPNPGTHAYGSLETQLCRHDDMLSVHEIRLADMDLRFQVLETASFGGTLIWKIRDYKRRKQEAVASKTLSLYSQPFYTGYFGYKMCARVYLNGDGMGKGTHLSLFFVVMRGEYDALLTWPFKQKVTLMLMDQGPARKHLGDAFKPDPTSSSFRRPTVDMNIASGCPLFVAQTVLENGTYIKDDTIFIKVTVDTSDLPDP; encoded by the exons GTGATGTCCTCAGGGCGGAGTGGGGATGGGCGTGAGGTGCAGCTCCCCCAGCAGAGGGCGCCCTCCCTGGCGCAGAGGCCCTGGAGTGAGCCCGGCTTCCTGCCGCTCCAGGGCGGCTTCAGGGACCGCTTCCTGCTACAGCCTGAGCCCAAGTACTGCTGCCAGGCCTGCAGGCTGGTGCTGTGCAGCCCGCGCCAGACCGAGTGTGGACACCGCTTCTGTGAGACCTGCATCGCCGAGCtgctcag AATGCCCCACCCTGTGTGCCCTGCTGACATGGAGCCACTCTTTGAGGACAAG atcTTCAGGGATGTGTGCTGTAACAAGGAGATCATGGCTCTGAAGGTGTACTGCAGGAGTGAGAAGAACGGATGCAGAGAACAGATGAGTCTGCAGCAGGttacg GACCACCTGACGGTGTGCCCGTACTTCGAGGTGCCGTGCCCCCTGGGGAAGTGCAAGGAGAGGATGATGAGGAAGGACATGCCCGACCACCTGAGCAGGAAGTGCCGGCACCGCGAGGCGACCTGCGAGTTCTGCCAGCACAAGATGGCCCAGACCGAGCTGCAG aaacacaaggaCACAGTGTGCCCCGCCTTCCCGGTGGCCTGTCCCAACAGCTGCACCTACTCCTCCTCTATCCTGCGGAGCGAG CTGCAGAGGCATCAGCAGGACTGTCCCAAAGCCCAGGTCACCTGCGCCTTCCACCGCTACGGCTGCACCTTCAAG GGTCTGAACCAGGATCTGAAGGAGCACGAGTCCAGCTGCGTCTCTGAGCACCTGCGGCTGATGGTGGCCAAGAACACTACGATGGAGGCAAAG gtagaGGACATTAAGGGTGATCTACAGGAGCGGTATAAGGTGCTCCCGGGGCTGAACGCACGGCTGATGGAGGTGGAGACTCGGCaggaggagatgagagagaagAGCCGACAGGTGGAGCAGAAACTGACCAACATGCAG aagcaGCTGAGCTCTCACTCGGAGAAGCTGATGGAGCTGGAGATGGAGGTGCGGTCTCTGCGTGTGGTGCGGGAGGAGGTGGACACCCTGCGGGGGGCAGTAGAGAGCATCCGCACACGCGTCACTGCCCTGGAGGGGGGGCGAGGACCCCCCAACCCTGGAACACACGCGTACG GCTCCCTGGAGACGCAGCTCTGTCGTCACGACGACATGCTGAGCGTACACGAGATCCGGCTGGCGGACATGGACCTGCGCTTCCAGGTGCTGGAGACGGCCAGCTTCGGCGGGACGCTCATCTGGAAGATCCGCGACTACAAGCGCCGGAAGCAGGAGGCGGTGGCGTCCAAGACGCTGTCGCTATACAGCCAGCCCTTCTACACCGGCTACTTCGGCTACAAGATGTGCGCCCGCGTGTACCTGAACGGCGACGGCATGGGCAAGGGCACGCACCTGTCGCTGTTCTTCGTGGTGATGCGGGGCGAGTACGACGCCCTGCTCACCTGGCCCTTCAAGCAGAAGGTGACGCTGATGCTGATGGACCAGGGCCCCGCCCGGAAACACCTGGGCGACGCCTTCAAGCCCGACCCCACCAGCAGCAGCTTCCGCCGGCCCACCGTCGACATGAACATCGCGTCCGGCTGCCCGCTGTTCGTGGCCCAGACCGTGCTGGAGAACGGGACCTACATCAAGGACGACACCATCTTCATCAAGGTCACCGTGGATACCTCCGACCTGcccgacccctga
- the traf3 gene encoding TNF receptor-associated factor 3 isoform X2 translates to MGDHGLSLKSLEALVLVMSSGRSGDGREVQLPQQRAPSLAQRPWSEPGFLPLQGGFRDRFLLQPEPKYCCQACRLVLCSPRQTECGHRFCETCIAELLRMPHPVCPADMEPLFEDKIFRDVCCNKEIMALKVYCRSEKNGCREQMSLQQVTDHLTVCPYFEVPCPLGKCKERMMRKDMPDHLSRKCRHREATCEFCQHKMAQTELQKHKDTVCPAFPVACPNSCTYSSSILRSELQRHQQDCPKAQVTCAFHRYGCTFKGLNQDLKEHESSCVSEHLRLMVAKNTTMEAKVEDIKGDLQERYKVLPGLNARLMEVETRQEEMREKSRQVEQKLTNMQKQLSSHSEKLMELEMEVRSLRVVREEVDTLRGAVESIRTRVTALEGGRGPPNPGTHAYGSLETQLCRHDDMLSVHEIRLADMDLRFQVLETASFGGTLIWKIRDYKRRKQEAVASKTLSLYSQPFYTGYFGYKMCARVYLNGDGMGKGTHLSLFFVVMRGEYDALLTWPFKQKVTLMLMDQGPARKHLGDAFKPDPTSSSFRRPTVDMNIASGCPLFVAQTVLENGTYIKDDTIFIKVTVDTSDLPDP, encoded by the exons ATGGGGGACCATGGTTTATCTCTGAAGAGCCTGGAGGCTCTTGTGCTG GTGATGTCCTCAGGGCGGAGTGGGGATGGGCGTGAGGTGCAGCTCCCCCAGCAGAGGGCGCCCTCCCTGGCGCAGAGGCCCTGGAGTGAGCCCGGCTTCCTGCCGCTCCAGGGCGGCTTCAGGGACCGCTTCCTGCTACAGCCTGAGCCCAAGTACTGCTGCCAGGCCTGCAGGCTGGTGCTGTGCAGCCCGCGCCAGACCGAGTGTGGACACCGCTTCTGTGAGACCTGCATCGCCGAGCtgctcag AATGCCCCACCCTGTGTGCCCTGCTGACATGGAGCCACTCTTTGAGGACAAG atcTTCAGGGATGTGTGCTGTAACAAGGAGATCATGGCTCTGAAGGTGTACTGCAGGAGTGAGAAGAACGGATGCAGAGAACAGATGAGTCTGCAGCAGGttacg GACCACCTGACGGTGTGCCCGTACTTCGAGGTGCCGTGCCCCCTGGGGAAGTGCAAGGAGAGGATGATGAGGAAGGACATGCCCGACCACCTGAGCAGGAAGTGCCGGCACCGCGAGGCGACCTGCGAGTTCTGCCAGCACAAGATGGCCCAGACCGAGCTGCAG aaacacaaggaCACAGTGTGCCCCGCCTTCCCGGTGGCCTGTCCCAACAGCTGCACCTACTCCTCCTCTATCCTGCGGAGCGAG CTGCAGAGGCATCAGCAGGACTGTCCCAAAGCCCAGGTCACCTGCGCCTTCCACCGCTACGGCTGCACCTTCAAG GGTCTGAACCAGGATCTGAAGGAGCACGAGTCCAGCTGCGTCTCTGAGCACCTGCGGCTGATGGTGGCCAAGAACACTACGATGGAGGCAAAG gtagaGGACATTAAGGGTGATCTACAGGAGCGGTATAAGGTGCTCCCGGGGCTGAACGCACGGCTGATGGAGGTGGAGACTCGGCaggaggagatgagagagaagAGCCGACAGGTGGAGCAGAAACTGACCAACATGCAG aagcaGCTGAGCTCTCACTCGGAGAAGCTGATGGAGCTGGAGATGGAGGTGCGGTCTCTGCGTGTGGTGCGGGAGGAGGTGGACACCCTGCGGGGGGCAGTAGAGAGCATCCGCACACGCGTCACTGCCCTGGAGGGGGGGCGAGGACCCCCCAACCCTGGAACACACGCGTACG GCTCCCTGGAGACGCAGCTCTGTCGTCACGACGACATGCTGAGCGTACACGAGATCCGGCTGGCGGACATGGACCTGCGCTTCCAGGTGCTGGAGACGGCCAGCTTCGGCGGGACGCTCATCTGGAAGATCCGCGACTACAAGCGCCGGAAGCAGGAGGCGGTGGCGTCCAAGACGCTGTCGCTATACAGCCAGCCCTTCTACACCGGCTACTTCGGCTACAAGATGTGCGCCCGCGTGTACCTGAACGGCGACGGCATGGGCAAGGGCACGCACCTGTCGCTGTTCTTCGTGGTGATGCGGGGCGAGTACGACGCCCTGCTCACCTGGCCCTTCAAGCAGAAGGTGACGCTGATGCTGATGGACCAGGGCCCCGCCCGGAAACACCTGGGCGACGCCTTCAAGCCCGACCCCACCAGCAGCAGCTTCCGCCGGCCCACCGTCGACATGAACATCGCGTCCGGCTGCCCGCTGTTCGTGGCCCAGACCGTGCTGGAGAACGGGACCTACATCAAGGACGACACCATCTTCATCAAGGTCACCGTGGATACCTCCGACCTGcccgacccctga